One window of Triplophysa rosa linkage group LG10, Trosa_1v2, whole genome shotgun sequence genomic DNA carries:
- the LOC130559931 gene encoding zinc finger MYM-type protein 1-like encodes MSGGDSDKPQMLDINISTDPILPGPHDISQSRAAGPTQPHLKLFPRTMQGDRKRAFNKSWYAQHQWLEHSASQDSAYCFTCRHFSLPGVQETSFTSPLGYSNWKKAMYKDGGFRAHEKSENHVNSMLAWSEHKRRILTYTSVLSVLDEKHQKLVEQNRAYIKTVAEVLLFTALQNISQRGHIETDASTNKGNFLGIMELIAKHSPLIDKKLKAVGNAKYTSNIIQNEILACLSDMVRESIISEVKENTFFSIIVDETKDLKKKEQLSIVLRYYYNGAVHESFLDFKQATELDKEGLTQKIIQCLERYGLEYRSNLVGQGYDGASVMSGRHSGVAASIRANAKHAFYVHCKAHCLNLVLVDSTKSVPESETFFSLLQKLYV; translated from the exons ATGTCAGGGGGTGATAGTGACAAACCTCAGATGCTAGATATCAACATCTCCACAGACCCCATTCTGCCAGGACCACATG ACATCTCACAGTCTCGGGCAGCAGGACCAACACAGCCGCACTTGAAGTTATTCCCACGCACCATGCAGGGTGACCGGAAAAGAGCTTTTAACAAGAGCTGGTACGCACAACACCAATGGCTGGAGCATTCTGCAAGCCAAGACTCTGCATATTGTTTTACTTGTAGACACTTTTCTCTCCCTGGTGTTCAAGAGACTTCATTCACTTCACCACTGGGCTATTCCAACTGGAAGAAGGCAATGTATAAAGATGGAGGATTCAGGGCACATGAAAAATCAGAAAATCATGTAAACTCCATGTTAGCGTGGagcgaacacaaaagaaggatTTTGACATACACTTCAGTGTTAAGTGTCCTCGATGAGAAACACCAAAAACTAGTTGAACAAAATCGTGCCTACATTAAAACAGTTGCTGAGGTACTTTTATTTACTGCAttgcaaaacatttcacaaaggGGACACATTGAGACAGATGCATCTACAAACAAAGGAAACTTTTTAGGCATTATGGAATTAATTGCTAAGCATAGTCCATTGATTGACAAGAAATTAAAAGCTGTAGGTAATGCAAAATACACAAgtaacattattcaaaatgagATTCTTGCGTGTCTGTCAGATATGGTACGTGAAAGCATCATCAGTGAAGTaaaggaaaacacatttttttccatcATTGTAGATGAAACAAAAGATCTGAAAAAGAAGGAACAACTGTCAATAGTACTTAGGTACTACTATAATGGTGCCGTCCACGAAAGTTTTCTTGATTTCAAGCAAGCTACTGAGCTTGATAAAGAGGGGCTTActcaaaaaataatacaatgccTGGAGAGGTATGGACTTGAGTATAGGTCAAATCTAGTGGGGCAAGGTTACGATGGGGCATCGGTCATGTCAGGGAGACATTCTGGAGTTGCTGCTAGTATTAGAGCTAAtgcaaaacatgcattttatgtGCACTGCAAAGCACATTGTCTTAATCTTGTTCTAGTTGACTCAACAAAATCAGTGCCTGAATCTGAAACCTTCTTTTCCCTACTACAGAAATTATATGTGTAG